One window from the genome of Candidatus Chlorohelix allophototropha encodes:
- a CDS encoding RNA recognition motif domain-containing protein — MSNKLYVGGLSYNTTEGSLENLFAQAGAIDSVRIIIDRETGRAKGFGFVEMSDAEGAARAISMFNGTDFEGRNITVNEARPQTERPQRSSGGYGNRGGGGRY; from the coding sequence TTGAGTAACAAACTTTACGTTGGCGGTCTTTCGTATAATACCACCGAAGGTAGTCTGGAAAATTTATTTGCCCAAGCTGGCGCTATTGACTCGGTGCGGATTATCATCGATCGCGAGACCGGACGCGCCAAGGGTTTTGGCTTTGTGGAAATGAGCGACGCGGAAGGAGCCGCCCGCGCTATTTCGATGTTCAATGGGACTGATTTTGAAGGTCGCAACATCACCGTTAATGAAGCCAGACCACAAACTGAACGTCCTCAGCGTAGCAGCGGTGGTTACGGCAACCGTGGTGGAGGCGGTCGCTACTAA
- a CDS encoding LppX_LprAFG lipoprotein — protein MRCIKASFSESRVPFVLLFTLVFSFILAACGETTPTALPLPDPKVLAKQAADKLYGVNFVHFLVDIKQGEVPIVTGISFRRAEGDYVKPDSYKATLRVSVVLGQVEATTIALGNEQWILVKGLNDKWQPLPAGVGFKAAELFDSQRGLGAIVQKAQNLAITGTETIDGAESWKLSGTIQGKELETFTAGTLNNSDVNFDIWVSKSDTLLRQAILKEVTQDPAKGVTWQMNFSKFNETVTVQRPPGV, from the coding sequence ATGCGATGTATCAAAGCAAGCTTTTCCGAGTCGCGTGTTCCTTTTGTATTGCTGTTTACGCTGGTATTCAGCTTTATTCTTGCGGCATGCGGCGAAACCACCCCCACTGCTCTTCCGCTGCCTGATCCAAAAGTGCTAGCAAAACAAGCTGCCGATAAACTTTATGGCGTTAATTTTGTGCATTTCTTGGTGGACATTAAGCAAGGAGAAGTGCCGATAGTAACCGGAATTTCATTTCGAAGAGCTGAGGGTGATTATGTCAAGCCTGATAGCTATAAAGCGACTTTGCGCGTGAGTGTAGTGCTTGGACAAGTAGAAGCCACCACCATTGCGTTGGGTAACGAACAATGGATTCTGGTTAAGGGGTTAAACGATAAGTGGCAACCCTTACCCGCCGGAGTGGGCTTCAAAGCAGCCGAGCTTTTCGATTCACAGCGTGGTCTAGGCGCAATTGTGCAAAAAGCTCAAAACCTTGCAATAACCGGAACTGAAACTATCGACGGTGCGGAAAGCTGGAAACTCAGCGGCACTATTCAGGGTAAAGAATTAGAAACCTTTACTGCCGGTACTCTCAATAACAGCGATGTGAATTTCGACATCTGGGTGTCCAAGAGCGATACGCTGCTAAGACAGGCTATTTTAAAAGAAGTTACGCAAGACCCTGCCAAAGGCGTGACGTGGCAAATGAACTTCAGCAAGTTTAATGAAACTGTGACCGTCCAAAGACCACCGGGAGTATAA
- a CDS encoding MFS transporter: MIKDTAQPEQSKPAEQNKSGSPWFVLGILSIGVILAALDLTVVVAILTSIMDSLDVTIDNIDQGAWIVSAYLLAYTVTMPFMGRVSDVFGRREVFLGALLVFVAGSVVGALATSLPIMIAARSLQALGGGAMVPVSMAVVGDLFPSNKRGMALGIIGAADTAGWVLGPLYGSLMLRYFNWHSIFWINVPLGLISAAIIYFMLKPALKTSRTSSINFGKLWKNIDIPGFLLLAVSLTCLSLALGGKDTAALSGASLEEITKNPLKEYQIPLLIGAAVALILFVLTELRIDKPLINIRTFLRVPYSAANLANLFIGGALVAALVGIALFVNSTDRSNSAIDISFHSALALAPLTLGMALGAVLGGWLSDRLGYRLATIFGLVLVSGGFLLMNRWDTHWQPPNDLWNMLPGASVAGLGFGFVIAPVGSAVIDWAEREEIGVAAALVLILRLVGMTLGTSFLTTWTLNRYNDLKPKNIDITKIDAQALSLPLAQAVTEVFLGAAALAALAIFPALLLSQRKLSSQEEQDRHEISHLL, from the coding sequence ATGATCAAAGATACGGCGCAACCTGAGCAATCAAAGCCAGCCGAACAGAATAAAAGCGGGTCACCTTGGTTTGTATTAGGAATACTTTCGATTGGGGTAATTCTTGCTGCCCTCGACCTGACGGTGGTAGTGGCAATCCTGACTAGTATTATGGATAGTCTGGATGTCACAATTGATAATATTGATCAGGGAGCGTGGATAGTTAGCGCCTATTTGCTGGCTTACACCGTTACTATGCCCTTTATGGGGCGGGTCTCGGATGTTTTTGGACGACGGGAAGTATTTCTAGGTGCGCTGTTAGTATTTGTGGCTGGCTCGGTAGTGGGTGCGCTCGCTACCTCCCTTCCGATTATGATTGCCGCACGCTCCTTGCAAGCGCTCGGCGGCGGGGCAATGGTGCCGGTTTCGATGGCAGTGGTAGGAGACCTTTTTCCATCTAATAAGCGTGGCATGGCGCTGGGAATAATCGGGGCAGCAGATACGGCGGGATGGGTGCTTGGTCCGTTATACGGTTCACTGATGCTCCGCTATTTTAATTGGCATTCAATTTTCTGGATCAATGTACCGTTAGGTTTGATTTCCGCCGCCATTATTTATTTCATGCTCAAACCCGCTCTAAAAACCAGTCGTACTAGCTCGATTAATTTTGGCAAACTCTGGAAGAATATTGATATACCGGGTTTTCTGCTGCTAGCAGTGTCGCTTACTTGCCTTTCTCTAGCGCTTGGCGGCAAGGATACGGCAGCCTTGAGTGGCGCTTCACTTGAAGAAATCACCAAAAACCCCCTGAAAGAATACCAGATACCTCTGCTAATCGGCGCGGCAGTAGCATTGATACTCTTTGTCCTTACCGAACTGAGAATAGATAAACCGCTAATAAACATACGCACTTTTTTGCGCGTACCCTATTCAGCCGCGAACCTTGCCAATTTGTTTATCGGGGGGGCGTTGGTTGCGGCGCTGGTAGGGATTGCGCTATTTGTTAACTCGACCGACCGCAGCAACAGCGCAATTGACATATCATTCCATAGCGCCTTGGCGCTTGCTCCGTTGACGCTGGGAATGGCGCTGGGAGCGGTTCTTGGCGGTTGGCTTAGTGACAGATTGGGTTATCGACTTGCTACAATTTTTGGTTTAGTGCTGGTTTCGGGTGGCTTTTTGCTGATGAATCGTTGGGATACTCACTGGCAACCACCGAACGACTTGTGGAATATGTTGCCCGGCGCAAGTGTGGCGGGTTTGGGTTTTGGTTTCGTGATTGCCCCGGTGGGCAGTGCGGTCATAGACTGGGCAGAACGCGAAGAAATAGGGGTTGCCGCCGCACTGGTACTCATTTTGCGGTTGGTGGGCATGACTCTTGGCACTTCTTTCCTAACCACATGGACTCTCAATCGCTATAACGACTTGAAGCCAAAGAACATAGATATTACAAAAATTGACGCGCAAGCTTTGAGCCTTCCGTTGGCACAAGCTGTTACCGAGGTCTTTTTAGGGGCGGCAGCGTTGGCAGCGTTAGCAATTTTTCCTGCATTACTACTGTCTCAGCGCAAGCTTAGTTCTCAGGAAGAACAAGACAGGCACGAAATCAGCCATTTACTTTAA
- a CDS encoding peroxiredoxin, with the protein MALQVGNTAPDFTVKDHKGNIVKLSAFKGVSPVVLIFYPGDETPGCTIQLCSARDDYDKYREAGVEVFGVNQADQEKHTRFVAKHKLKTPLLVDRNYAISEKYDALMKLGPMRLINRTVVGIDTEGKIVFYKRGMPSTAEILSSFKVVKAQ; encoded by the coding sequence ATGGCTTTACAAGTAGGTAACACTGCCCCTGATTTTACAGTTAAAGATCACAAGGGGAATATCGTAAAACTTTCCGCGTTCAAGGGGGTCAGCCCGGTAGTGTTGATATTCTACCCCGGCGATGAAACCCCCGGTTGCACTATTCAGCTTTGCAGCGCTCGTGACGATTACGATAAGTATCGCGAAGCAGGAGTAGAAGTGTTCGGGGTGAATCAGGCTGATCAAGAGAAGCATACCCGCTTTGTGGCGAAACACAAATTAAAAACCCCACTGTTGGTTGATCGCAATTATGCGATATCCGAGAAATATGATGCCTTGATGAAATTAGGACCAATGCGCCTGATTAATCGCACCGTAGTTGGCATTGATACAGAGGGTAAAATCGTTTTCTACAAACGTGGGATGCCTTCCACCGCTGAAATCCTTTCAAGCTTTAAAGTAGTAAAGGCGCAATAG
- a CDS encoding tetratricopeptide repeat protein yields the protein MPIFTKHPERSIVLIEVETSEPRSSWWRAHWLKLALSGAALILLTVVAVMWLRNSLTAVETELDRSRNLYYAGHYTEAVRRLREYVVTNPTDYESRLLLAQGLLQLQQPQPAAGYLRNVLATHPDDPAATYWLGRALSEDGKYEQAEQTLTSATNNEYRARILLALGENYYRQSRFQEARSTINEAMKLGSTLDTPEAYRANYLYALLLLSDLRFDDARAQFKRTASIFPDGKWQNNAPLAWNISKYNERIRQITAALPADASQEAEAARRTKAGYALLSGEEFGLAEEQLVRVLQLTPNFIDAQAYLASIYWRTGRVLQAQDTLYSVLQADPTNRFARQIFVQLLVDQLQHAQPAVNSTEQVNKARDFAQGLIQALLKERPDDPLLQVDLARFYMVQGQYSKTEEAYIKALELNDKSPAPGLNVEALLLQLYTEIGVDPCGRGGMFAERVVQDFPQDPDSWYFAGLSNVLCNKYNLAITQFQRALELKPNWPIATYRLGIAFFERGDKEQATRYFDMANDLEPSSRWMRPN from the coding sequence ATGCCAATATTTACGAAACACCCTGAAAGAAGCATAGTTCTGATTGAAGTGGAGACAAGCGAGCCGCGTTCATCATGGTGGCGTGCCCATTGGCTGAAATTGGCTTTGAGCGGCGCAGCGCTGATACTGCTTACGGTTGTCGCAGTAATGTGGTTGCGTAATTCGTTAACCGCCGTTGAAACTGAGCTTGATCGCAGTCGCAATCTTTATTACGCCGGACATTATACCGAAGCGGTGCGCCGACTGCGTGAGTATGTCGTTACCAACCCTACGGACTATGAAAGCCGTCTCTTGCTGGCACAAGGTTTGCTACAATTGCAACAGCCGCAACCTGCCGCCGGATATTTGCGCAATGTGCTGGCAACCCACCCTGATGACCCTGCCGCTACCTATTGGCTAGGACGCGCCCTTTCCGAAGACGGTAAGTATGAGCAAGCCGAACAAACGCTGACCTCTGCCACTAACAACGAATATCGAGCGCGTATTTTGCTAGCGTTGGGGGAAAACTACTACCGACAAAGCCGCTTTCAGGAAGCACGTAGCACCATTAACGAAGCCATGAAGTTGGGTAGCACCCTTGATACCCCTGAAGCGTATCGCGCCAACTATCTTTATGCCTTGCTGCTACTAAGTGACCTGCGCTTTGATGATGCCCGCGCTCAATTCAAACGCACCGCTTCGATATTTCCCGATGGTAAATGGCAAAATAACGCGCCGTTGGCGTGGAATATCTCTAAATACAACGAGCGAATCCGACAGATTACAGCCGCCCTTCCGGCAGACGCAAGCCAAGAAGCCGAAGCGGCGCGGCGCACCAAAGCTGGTTACGCTTTGCTGAGCGGTGAGGAATTTGGACTGGCGGAAGAACAGCTAGTGCGCGTGTTGCAGCTAACGCCAAATTTTATAGATGCACAGGCTTATCTTGCCTCTATTTACTGGCGTACGGGCAGGGTTTTGCAAGCACAGGATACGCTTTATTCGGTGCTGCAAGCCGACCCTACCAACCGCTTTGCTCGTCAAATTTTTGTGCAATTGCTGGTAGATCAGTTGCAACATGCCCAACCTGCCGTTAATTCTACCGAACAGGTCAATAAAGCGCGGGATTTTGCGCAAGGATTAATTCAGGCTTTATTGAAAGAACGCCCTGATGACCCGCTCTTACAGGTGGATTTAGCCCGTTTCTATATGGTGCAAGGACAGTACAGCAAAACGGAAGAAGCCTATATCAAGGCGCTGGAATTGAACGATAAAAGCCCTGCGCCCGGCTTGAACGTGGAAGCATTACTGCTGCAACTCTATACTGAAATAGGGGTTGACCCTTGCGGTAGAGGGGGCATGTTTGCAGAGCGCGTGGTGCAAGATTTCCCGCAAGACCCCGATAGCTGGTATTTTGCCGGGCTTTCTAACGTGCTATGTAACAAATACAACCTTGCCATCACCCAGTTTCAGAGAGCTTTGGAATTAAAACCCAACTGGCCTATTGCTACCTACCGCCTGGGAATTGCTTTCTTCGAGCGAGGCGATAAAGAGCAAGCTACCCGCTATTTTGATATGGCTAATGACCTCGAACCTAGTAGCCGTTGGATGCGCCCCAACTAG
- a CDS encoding AhpC/TSA family protein yields the protein MQLHQPNFIQQLANLKARLLVISFAPPEHFHKWLDYWKQIHLAPELAGKKTPESNQLLQQTVFLSDPQREVYRAYKLGKYSMLTVYGPSVLAKYTLYAAQGKKILKTREDVLQKGGDFVVSAEGKITFAHSGRNQLDRPHSQILLDSLLRA from the coding sequence GTGCAGTTGCATCAGCCTAATTTTATACAGCAATTGGCTAACCTGAAGGCACGCTTACTGGTGATTTCTTTCGCCCCACCTGAGCATTTCCACAAATGGCTGGATTATTGGAAACAGATTCACCTTGCCCCCGAACTTGCAGGGAAAAAAACGCCTGAAAGCAACCAACTGTTACAGCAAACTGTCTTTCTCAGTGACCCACAACGAGAGGTATATCGCGCTTACAAACTAGGCAAATACTCAATGTTGACAGTGTATGGTCCTTCTGTGCTGGCGAAATATACCTTATATGCTGCACAGGGCAAGAAAATTCTCAAAACCCGTGAGGATGTATTGCAGAAGGGCGGAGATTTTGTGGTGAGCGCAGAAGGTAAAATTACCTTTGCCCATAGCGGACGCAACCAACTTGATCGACCGCACTCCCAAATTCTGCTTGATTCGCTGCTTCGCGCCTAA
- a CDS encoding alpha/beta fold hydrolase, whose product MSVTTKTGEVTTGDGITLRYIEAGAGQPLVMIPGWSQTAAQYRDQIEALSDRYRVISLDMRGHGESDKPNSGYRIARFSQDLHDVLVELDLQNVVLLGHSMGCSIIWSYWDTFGAERISKLVLIDQVAFVTSNPAWSAEELEAAGAIFDHPTLVGLCNGIAGAEGVATSTGLVGSMFTGAASAELKQWAVDLNLKLPRQHAATLLYNHCTQDWRDVIPQINVPSLVIGGTVSIFPAKAVEWVHQQIPGSQLAIFNESEGGSHFMFIEGAAKLNNLVRDFIG is encoded by the coding sequence ATGAGTGTAACTACCAAAACCGGCGAGGTTACTACCGGCGATGGCATAACTTTGCGCTATATCGAAGCGGGAGCGGGGCAACCGCTTGTGATGATTCCGGGCTGGTCACAAACAGCCGCCCAATATAGGGATCAAATCGAGGCTTTGTCGGATCGCTACCGGGTTATTAGCCTTGATATGCGCGGACATGGTGAGTCGGATAAACCCAATAGCGGCTACCGAATAGCGCGTTTTTCTCAGGATTTGCATGATGTGTTGGTAGAACTTGACCTGCAAAACGTGGTGTTGCTGGGACATTCGATGGGCTGTTCAATAATCTGGAGCTATTGGGACACCTTCGGGGCAGAGCGGATTTCAAAACTTGTGCTGATTGATCAAGTAGCCTTCGTAACCTCGAACCCGGCTTGGAGCGCGGAAGAACTGGAAGCAGCAGGCGCAATCTTTGACCATCCAACACTGGTTGGTTTATGTAATGGAATAGCCGGAGCGGAAGGAGTCGCTACCAGTACCGGCTTGGTGGGAAGCATGTTTACCGGAGCCGCCAGCGCGGAGTTGAAACAGTGGGCAGTTGATTTAAATCTGAAACTTCCGCGACAGCACGCCGCCACCTTGTTATACAATCATTGCACACAAGATTGGCGCGATGTGATTCCTCAAATTAACGTACCTAGCCTAGTTATCGGAGGAACGGTCAGTATATTTCCGGCAAAAGCTGTAGAATGGGTACACCAACAAATCCCCGGTTCGCAACTGGCAATTTTCAATGAAAGCGAAGGAGGCAGCCATTTCATGTTTATCGAAGGGGCTGCTAAACTCAACAATCTGGTTAGGGATTTCATCGGTTAA